A segment of the Bufo bufo chromosome 5, aBufBuf1.1, whole genome shotgun sequence genome:
CGTATATTGtcagtaataaatatatatatatcagctatGCAGCAtacccccttaaggacacagggttttttcatttcatttttgcgtttttgttttgcgctctatgccttccaagagccataacttttttatttttccgttcacatagccatatgagggcttattttttgcgggacaagttgtactttccaacgccatcatttaataatgcatacggtgtagtgggaagcgggaaaaaaattccaaatggggtgaaattgcaaaaaaaaagcaatttcaccacagttttacgggtttctAAATTACGACGTTTGatttgcgataaaactgaccatttagttttattctacaggtcagtacgaatccggcgaaaCCCAATATGTATagcttttcttgcgttttgatagtgaaaaaaaattcaaaagtgggaaatttttttttatttttttgtcgccatgtTTTGACCGCTATAACGTATTTGTATATAAGTGTATGGCGTTGTATGGGGGCTTAtcttttgcggggcgatcttaaCTTTTAGTTGATACCATTATGGGGTGtgtaggactttttgatcgctttttatttaattttttttgaggaAATGAAGCGTCCAAAaacggcaaatcggccatttgggcgcttttttccgtttttctgtttaccgtatgggaaatatatttttatatttttatactatgggcgttttcacacattgcgacacccatcaGTTTCCACTGATCCATCCACATCACTAACCTTGGTTAGTTAGAaaattgaacatgttctatttttttgtggtgcaagaGCATGGTGAGAAACcacacagaagcactccatagtgcttctttgaggttctgtgcctccgttctgcaccataTCTTTCATTTGTGATGCGTAGCACAAACTGGTGGGGCTGCAGCATTTTTAACCTGGCCAACAGCAAGCATTCATGGTAGAGCAGCTGGCTCTGTAGCCTGCATTACTAACATAGTGAACAAtggcttaaaaaacaaaacaaaattgtTGGTTTTTGTTTATTTGCCACCAAAGAAAGGGAACAAAAAGCATGATGGACCCCAAAATGAAAACTACACGGTGTCActtaaaaatcaagccctcacacagctccgttctATTCTACAAAAGTGAGCTAGGTTACAATACCAGGCAAAGCCCATGGACAAATCTTGGCAAAAACGTGTTCATTTTAGATAATTTCTGATCCtagtggaggctgctggactgtatAGTTCAGCGGTGGGAGAGAGAGTTGGTGGTAGCTGAAActcagtctgtgggaaggaagcaTTTACATATCCACGTGTTCTTTCTTGTTCTGTATCAGGAGTGGAAACACAGATCTGCAGTAACCTAAGTACGCCAGCTGGACGGCACATTCTGGACTacgccaactggacggcacattctCAACTACTccaactggacggcacattccgaactacgccaactggacggcacattccgaactacgccaactggacggcacattctgAACTACGCCAACTGGACTACAACttcccagtaagaaaaaaaatctattgcaCAAAGTGGATTTACACACTGCAACTAGCAGCAGATTGTCAGTAAGGAtggttccctcctgacaatctgctgctcattcAGTGTGGAGGTAAAGCTCTGTATTTACACACTtagtggaggctgctggactgtatAGTTCAGCGGTGGGAGAGAGAGTTGGTGGTGGTAGCTGAAActcagtctgtgggaaggaagcaTTTACATATCCACGTGTTCTTTCTTGTTCTGTAACAGGAGTGGAAACACAGATCTGCAGTAACCTAAGTacgccaactggacggcacattctgaactacgccaactggacggcacattctgaactacgccaactggacggcacattctgaactacgccaactggacggcacattctgaactacgccaactggacggcacattctgaactacgccaactggacggcacattctgAACTACGCCAACTGGACTACAACttcccagtaagaaaaaaaatctattgcaCAAAGTGGATTTACACACTGCAACTAGCAGCAGATTGTCAGTAAGGAtggttccctcctgacaatctgctgctcattcAGTGTGGAGGTAAAGCTCTGTATTTACACACTtagtggaggctgctggactgtatAGTTCAGCGGTGGGAGAGAGAGTTGGTGGTGGTAGCTGAAActcagtctgtgggaaggaagcaTTTACATATCCACGTGTTCTTTCTTGTTCTGTAACAGGAGTGGAAACACAGATCTGCAGTAACCTAAGTacgccaactggacggcacattctgaactacgccaactggacggcacattctgaactacgccaactggacggcacattctgaactacgccaactggacggcacattctgaactacgccaactggacggcacattctgaactacgccaactggacggcacattctgaactacgccaactggacggcacattccGAACTACGCCAACTGGACTACAACTTCACAGTAAGAAAAAAATCTATTGCACAAAGTGGATTTACTGCTCATTCAGTCGACATTGCATTTACACACGACTGTCTCTTCTCCTGATATAAGAACGAGCTATCGCTTTTTCTCTTAAGCCAGCATTGTTCTCTTTAGGCAGACGACTGTATAGACAACACTAGCTGCTGACAACTTTGATTCAGGCGTCCATACCCCTCATCATTTTAAACAGGGATTCATCGCATGATCTGTTGCAACTTTACACTGGCCGATTATCTGGAACAAGCGTTTCGATGAATGCTTGTGGCAGGTGGTTGGCCCAATGTTCAAGCAGTGTAAATACACCTTAGTGTAGCTACAGACACTTTTTAAAGAAATACCTAAAATGTCTGTCCATGAATAGAAACTCCACCGCCCGTACCTATGTGATGAAATATGGATATGATTGTAGGCAGCTCAGTGTTTTCTTATAACACATATTTGTACTAAAACAAAAATAGCAATGCAAATACAATTGTATATAATTAGGCTGCTTACACCCATTCTGTTTTTGgtgagtgattgtgagccaaaaccaggaatgaatgTTACACAGAGATaaaggtataataaaaaaaactttgcctctgttctatgtttttgacccactcctacttttcactcacaatcactgatggaaattacagACCAAACACTGATTTTCAGATGTTCAGAAATTGGCatttttattgttaaaacaaaAGGGCATGTACAACTGTAGTTACCaacactttttgtttttttcaaaagcAACACAAATGGCCCCACCAAAACTTTCAGGAGCACAaaacagaaagaaaagaaaacaacaaAAATTTGAAGATGAAAAAGCTGCAAAAACAATGGCtatgtttttaaaaaaagatgCAGAATTAGCAAGTACAGATCTACAGTGTACATCAACTGAAGATCTGTCTATTCAGCAAGAATTTACTATAAATGTTCTTTCCCAACACAAAGAAGGTTGTTCTGATGTTTTACAATCTGAAGATGAAACCGTAGACACTGTCATAATACAGCCTACAACATCTACAGAAAGCCCTCAGGTTTCACAGTCTCAAGGCCATACTGAGTGTGCGCAGGAAAGTAGTGAAGAGTCAGACACCCCGGTTGCTGGGAACACTGCCCATTTGGATAGTGTGACCACATATCAAGATGTAGGACTATGGCCAAGGATAATCAACAGTAGATTAAGAGACCTTATTGTACTACAAGGACCACAGCCTCTGCCCCCTGCTAATTTTGTTTACCCAAAAGATCATAATAAGCGGCATTTTTCCGGTTTCTATGGCTTTTTAGTTTTGCCAAACAAGGAGCAGGTGCCTAGGCGATGGGTTCAATATTCTTTGTCTACCGACAGAATTTACTGCTTTTGCTGTAAGTTATTTGACCCCAGTCCAAAATCAAAATTTGGAATGGAAGGCATTAATAAATGGCAGCACATTGGCGAATATCTAACAATGCATGAATCTTCTCCTGCCCATATTTCTAGCCATCAGAAATGGATTCATGCAGAAAACAATCTGAAAAAGGTACAAGGCATTGACAAAAATTTACAAACCCAGATGAATCAAGAAACTAAACGTTGGAGAGATGTTCTTGAAAGAATTATGGCAGTTACACAATTTTTGGCAAGCAACAATTTGCCATTTCGTGGGTCATCAAACAAATTAAATACTCCGAATAATGGCAACTTTCTTGGTCTTATTCAACTTTTGGCTAAATTTGAACCAGTGATGAAAGACCATATACAAAGAATAATGTCTCAGCAAACCTTCGTCCATTACTGTGGTAATGTTattcaaaatgaaattatcaTTTTAATGGCCTCTCAAATTAAaaacaacatattacaaaatgtAAAGAAAGCTAAATACTTCTCTGTTATTTTGGATTGCACCCAAGATGTTAGTCATATTGAACAACTATCATATACCCTAAGGTTTTTAGATCTCGCAGGAGAAAAGCTATCAGTAGGTGAACATTTTATTGGTTACCGACCAGCTAATGATACCTCAGGTGAAGGTCTGAGTAATCTTCTCTTTGATGAGATATCAAATTGTGGCCTTGATATGGACAACTGTAGAGGCCAAGGGTATGATAATGGGGCCAATATGATTGGCATTAACAAAGGTGTGCAAACCAGAGTTTTAAGAGAATACCCTCGAGCATTTTTCAATCCATGTGGTTGCCACAGCTTGAATCTTGTAGTGGCAGATGCATCCAAATCATCTGTTAAGTCTGTGAACCTTTTTGGCACTCTGCAAAGGCTTTATAATCTATTTGCTTCTTCGTCTAAAAGATGGTGTATAATAAGTGACCATGTAAAAAATATAACACTTAAGAAAGTGTGTGCCACACGCTGGGAATGCAGAGTTGAAAGCTTGAAAGCTGTCCGTTACCAGTATACTGAGATTTATGAAGCTCTTATAGATTTAGAGGAAAACACTGATGATCCAAAACTTTCATCTGAAGCTAAATCCCTTTCACTTATGCTGCAGGACTTCAGTTTTCTTTTGACAGTTGTTATTTGGTATGATGTGCTATTTCAAGTGAACATAGTCAGCAAGGAAATGCAGTCTAGAGATATGGAACTAACTCGTTGCAACGATTTACTGAAAAATTGTACTCAGTATGTCAGAAGTTATAGGTCCTCAGGCTTGAATTCTGCAAAAATAACTGCATCAGAAATTGCTCTGGATTTGGGCATTGAAGCATGTTTCATTGTGAAGAAAAGGCCAAGTAAAAAGAAAAGAATGTTTGATTATGAAAGTCAGGATGAACCTGTTACAGATCCAGAACAGCATTATAAGGTGTCTGTCTTTTACCCCCTGATCGACAACATGACTGAATCCTTAGAGACCCGTTTTTTACAGTTATCCAGACATAATAAGCAATGGGGTTTTCTATATAATATTTTAGATTTGCCAGTAAAAGACAAACTTCTAGGTCTATGTAAGGACTTGGAGCAAATATTAAGCCACACTGCTGAGGATGGTAGACTGCAGCATGATATAAATGGCATCCAGCTATGTGAAGAGCTACAGCATATCCAACCAACTATAAGCAAAGATTCTATCAGACCACTTGAAGTTTTGCAACACATACAAGATACCCAATGCCATGACCTATTCCCAAATATATGGATTGCAATGAGAATTTTATTAACCATTCCAGTGACAGTTGCAAATTGTGAAAGGAG
Coding sequences within it:
- the LOC121002374 gene encoding uncharacterized protein LOC121002374 produces the protein MAPPKLSGAQNRKKRKQQKFEDEKAAKTMAMFLKKDAELASTDLQCTSTEDLSIQQEFTINVLSQHKEGCSDVLQSEDETVDTVIIQPTTSTESPQVSQSQGHTECAQESSEESDTPVAGNTAHLDSVTTYQDVGLWPRIINSRLRDLIVLQGPQPLPPANFVYPKDHNKRHFSGFYGFLVLPNKEQVPRRWVQYSLSTDRIYCFCCKLFDPSPKSKFGMEGINKWQHIGEYLTMHESSPAHISSHQKWIHAENNLKKVQGIDKNLQTQMNQETKRWRDVLERIMAVTQFLASNNLPFRGSSNKLNTPNNGNFLGLIQLLAKFEPVMKDHIQRIMSQQTFVHYCGNRWCIISDHVKNITLKKVCATRWECRVESLKAVRYQYTEIYEALIDLEENTDDPKLSSEAKSLSLMLQDFSFLLTVVIWYDVLFQVNIVSKEMQSRDMELTRCNDLLKNCTQYVRSYRSSGLNSAKITASEIALDLGIEACFIVKKRPSKKKRMFDYESQDEPVTDPEQHYKVSVFYPLIDNMTESLETRFLQLSRHNKQWGFLYNILDLPVKDKLLGLCKDLEQILSHTAEDGRLQHDINGIQLCEELQHIQPTISKDSIRPLEVLQHIQDTQCHDLFPNIWIAMRILLTIPVTVANCERSFSKLKLIKTYLRSTMSEDRLSALAILSIESEMAKYTDYSAAIDAFAAAKSRKVNFV